The DNA region TATTTTAAAATCATTATTTCTCAAAACTTTTTGTGAAGCTATATTTCCTTTTAATGTTTCTGCATATAAAACATATTGTTTAAAATTTGTAAAAAAATCATTTGAAAATAATTTCACTGATTCTGTCATTATTCCTTTATTCCAAAAATCTTTGTTTATTCCATATCCAAATTCATATCCTTTTTTTAAAGATTCATTTATAAATAGAATTCCTTTTAAACTTATACTACCTATTCTGGCATTTTCTTTTTTATGATATATTTCATATCTTATATAATCAGAATAGTTTTTTTTACATATTTGAATATCTTTAAGTAGAGATTTCATAATTTTTTCAAATAAAATATTTTCTTGTTTTTTAAAAGGAAAAAATGAATTATTTAAATCAAATTTTTTTGGATTTTTAATTATTTCATGAAAATCTGAATATTCTAGTTTTAATAGGTTTATTTGGTTACCCTCTATTATTTTTATGTTTTTTGCCTCCTTTTTATTATAATTTAGAAAAAAATTGTAACTTAATATTAACTAAAATTAATTAAATAATTTACAGTATGCTTTAATTAATTTCTCTTATATTATATAATATTTTGAATTTATTTTTAAAGGAGAGTGTATATTATGAAAAAACAAGAAGATTTTTTTCATTATATACTAAATTTTTATTTCGAAAATGGTTGTAACTGTGTATATTATACCGATATTATAAAAGAATTTTCAGATGTTGATATTAATACTGTTAAATGCTGGATTGAATTATTTTATAAAAAAGGTTTTATAAATTATGATTCTGATTTCAGCGGATTAAAAATTATTGTTGTTAAAAATAAAGCCATATATGAGTATGCAAAAAGATTTAAAGAAGGTTTTGTATATGATATTTCTGTTTTAAAGAGTATGAAAGACAAGTTTGATTTTGAACTTTCATCTAAGTTTTTGCATGAAAAAACTGGAATTGATGTTAAAGTTATAAATTTATGGATTGAAAAAAATAAAAATGATAAAAATTTAGTATAAAAAACGGAGAATTATAAATTCTCCGTTTTTTTAAATCAAGTATTTGTTCATCCAATCTGTAATTTCTTTTAAACGTCTTATTCTATGTTTTGGTTTTCCTGAACGGCTTAACTCATGATTTTCTCCGTGAAATAAAACTAATTTTGAATCTGTTTCATTTACTTTTAAAGCTGTAAACATCTGAATTGCTTCTGCCATATAACATCTATAATCTTCATCAGATTGTATAAATAATGTAGGAGTTTTTGCTTTGTCTGCATATTTTAATGGTGATTGATTCCATAGTTTCATTATATCAGACCAAGGATTTGCATCTTGTTGATCTTGTACAAAATAATATCCAATATCGGTTGTCATAGATTTTGATATCCAATTTGATATACTTCTTTGAGAAGCAGCAGCTTTGAATCTATTTGTGTTTCCTATTATCCAGTTTGTCATGAAACCACCATAAGAACCGCCAGTTACACCTATACGATTTTGATCTATGAAATCATATTTTTTTATTATAGTATCTGTAAAATCCATAATATCTTCATAGTCTATCGTACCAAATTTTCCTCTTATGTCTGAAAATTCATTTCCTTTACCATCACTTCCACGAGGATTGCAAAAGAATACTACATACCCTTGATTTACCCAATATTGCATTTCATTATAAAATATATCAGAATATACAGTTTTTGGTCCTCCATGTATATCTAATATCGAAGGATATTTTTTATTTTCATCAAAATCTACAGGCTTTAATATCCAACCATCAATTTTTATATTTTCTTTGTTCAATTCTACTTTTTCTGGATGAGATAATTTTAATTCTTTTAATACCCAATCATTGAAATTTGTTAATTTTATATTTTGATTATATGTATATATTGATTGCAAAGATAGATCAGATTTTAATCCATAATATATAAAATCATTTTCTAAAATATCGAATCCATCTACAGTTCCTTTTATATCAGTTATTTGTTTTACATCTCCATTTAAATCGACACTGAATATATTGCTATAATATCCAACAGTTGAAACAAAGTATAATTTTTTGTCTTTAACTCTTGGTCCATTCGTTGATCCTAATCTACAATCTGTTCCGACAGAATTCCACATCGATTGATCTAATTCGGGTGTTATACATTTTAGTTGATCATTTCTCAGATCATAAGAATAAAATTTCATATTTTCATTTATACCATATTTTTTCATATTTGAACCTGAAAATATTAAAGTATTTTCGTCTATAAAATATGCATATGCTATGCTTAGTTTTTCATTTAATTTTAATTTTTTTGATTCTTCTGTTTTTAAATCATATATATAAATTTCTTCATTTAAAGGCATCTTATGTTCATATTCATTTGATATAAAAACTATTTTTTCATTTTTTATATCATAATGAGATATATTTTTTTCTTTACCTGATATATTTTTTATTTTTTTAGTTTCTATATCATACAGATTTAAAGTATTCCTCTTTTTTGAAACATATCCATTACCATTTGACCAAAATGGAATTTCTTCAAATACTTCATAATCTTTTTCTTCTTCTAATTGATCTTTTGATAGATTGTCTTTGTAATTATCATTGATCGATGTAAAAATTATTTTGTTTTCTTGTAATATTTTATATGAACTTATATTTTGGTCAATAGTTATAAATTTTTCGGCTTCACCACCATTTATATTTATTTTGTATAAATGTGTAGATTTTTCTTCTTTTTCATCTTTATTTCTTTGGGATATGAATATTAATTCATTTTTATTTAACCATTTTAAATTCATATCTTTTCCGCTATTAGTTAATTTGATTATATTTTTTTGTTCTAAATTACCAAGGTAAATATTTTTTTCATAACAATTATCTTTTAGATTTGCTTTTGATAATACAAATGCAAAATTTTCTTTGTTTGCAGATGTTTCTAAGTTTGATATATAAGAATAATCAGTAAAATCATCAATCTTTATATTTCTCAATTTTATCACCCCTTGATTAGTTTGTTTGGTTAACTATATTATATATTATTTTTTATAATATTTAAAATTGATGA from Oceanotoga teriensis includes:
- a CDS encoding GNAT family N-acetyltransferase, producing MKSLLKDIQICKKNYSDYIRYEIYHKKENARIGSISLKGILFINESLKKGYEFGYGINKDFWNKGIMTESVKLFSNDFFTNFKQYVLYAETLKGNIASQKVLRNNDFKIIYEKTLTYIWLKEKSF
- a CDS encoding S9 family peptidase, with amino-acid sequence MRNIKIDDFTDYSYISNLETSANKENFAFVLSKANLKDNCYEKNIYLGNLEQKNIIKLTNSGKDMNLKWLNKNELIFISQRNKDEKEEKSTHLYKININGGEAEKFITIDQNISSYKILQENKIIFTSINDNYKDNLSKDQLEEEKDYEVFEEIPFWSNGNGYVSKKRNTLNLYDIETKKIKNISGKEKNISHYDIKNEKIVFISNEYEHKMPLNEEIYIYDLKTEESKKLKLNEKLSIAYAYFIDENTLIFSGSNMKKYGINENMKFYSYDLRNDQLKCITPELDQSMWNSVGTDCRLGSTNGPRVKDKKLYFVSTVGYYSNIFSVDLNGDVKQITDIKGTVDGFDILENDFIYYGLKSDLSLQSIYTYNQNIKLTNFNDWVLKELKLSHPEKVELNKENIKIDGWILKPVDFDENKKYPSILDIHGGPKTVYSDIFYNEMQYWVNQGYVVFFCNPRGSDGKGNEFSDIRGKFGTIDYEDIMDFTDTIIKKYDFIDQNRIGVTGGSYGGFMTNWIIGNTNRFKAAASQRSISNWISKSMTTDIGYYFVQDQQDANPWSDIMKLWNQSPLKYADKAKTPTLFIQSDEDYRCYMAEAIQMFTALKVNETDSKLVLFHGENHELSRSGKPKHRIRRLKEITDWMNKYLI